In Manis javanica isolate MJ-LG chromosome X, MJ_LKY, whole genome shotgun sequence, the DNA window catcatacttaacagcgagaagctgaaagcttttcctctaagattgggaacaagacagggatgcccactccccccactgttattcaacatagtactggaggtcctagccatggcaatcagacaaaacaaagaaatacaaggcatccagattgatacagaagtcaaactgtcactatttgcagatgacatgatattgtacataaaaatctctaaagactccactccaaaactactagaactaatatcagaattcaacaaagttgcaggatacaaaatcaatacacagaaatctgtggctttcctatactctaacgatgaactagcagaaagagaaatcaggaaaacaattccattcagaactgcatcaaaaagaataaaatacctaggtataaacctaatgaacctaaccaaggaagtgaaagacctataccctgaagttctacaagacactcttaagagaaattaaggaggacactaacaaatggagactcatcccatgctcttggccaggaagaattaatattgtcaaaatggccactctGCCTgtagcaatctacagactcaatgcaatccctatcaaaataccaacagcattcttcaacaaactggaacaaagagtttttaaattcatatggaaccagaaaagaccccgaatagccaaagcaatcctgagaaggaacaataaagcagggCAGATCTCGCTTTCCAGCTctaaggtctactacaaagcaactgtaatcaagacaatttggtactggcacaagaacagagccacagatcagtggaacagaatagacagtccagatattaacccaaacatatatggtcaactaatatatgataaaggagcaatggacatacagtggcaaaatgacagcctcttcaacagctggtgttggcaaaactggacagctgcatgtaagagaatgaaactggatcattgtctaaccccatacacaaaaggaaatttgaaatggatcaaagacctgaatgtaagttatgaaaccattaaactcttaggaagaaacataggcaaaaatctcttggacataaacatgagtgctTCTTTATGAACATACCTCTctgggccagggaaacaaaagcaaaaatgaagaagtgggactacatcaaattgagaagcttctctacagcaaaagacatcactagttaatagaacaaaaaagcatcctacagtatgggagaacatattcatgaatgacaggtccgataaagggttgacatccaaaatatataaagagctcacgcacttcaacaaacaaaaagcaaagaatccaattataaaatgggcagaggagctgaacagacagttctccaaagaggaaattcagatggccaacagacacacgaaaagatgcttcacatcactagttatcagagaaatgcaaattcaaaccacaatgagatatcacctcacacctgtaaggatcgccaccatccaaaagacaaacaacaacaaatgttggcgtgattgtagagaaaggggaaccctcctacactgctggtgggaatgtaaactagttcaaccattgtggaaagcagtatggaggttcctcaaaaaacttaaaatagaaataccatttgacccaggaattccgctcctaggaatttactctttAAGAACGCAGCGGCCCAGTTTGATATAGACAAATGCTcctgtatgtttatcacagcactatttacaatagccaagaaatggaagcaacctaagtgtccatcagtagatgaatggataaagaagaggtggtacatatacagaatggaatattattcagccataagaagaaagcaaatcctaccatttgccacaacatagatggagctagagagtattatgctcagtgaaataagccaggtggagaaagacaagtatcaaatgatttcactcatctgtggagtataagaacaaagaaacaactgaaggaacaaaacagcagcagactcacagaacccaagtatggactaacagttaccaaagggaaagtgattggggaggatggatggaaagggagggataagggggaaaaagggtcattatgattagcatgtttaatgtagagggggggcacggggaaggcattatagcacagagaatacaagtagtgattctatagattTTGACACCTGATCAGTTTGAGAGGCCTATGAGGATTAAGTCTGAGCCCCTCTGCCTGGTTACACAAGGCACTCCCTGACCTGGCTTTGACTTAGTTAGCAGTTGGCCACTTTTTCCAGTATGCCCTATGTGTCTGCTTGTCTAAGTAAAACCATCCAATTTTTATGTGAATCAAGTTAGAGATTTTAATTGTTTAAAGGGCTTTTGAAAATAGTAACTTTAAATATCTGCTGTTAATTATTTGTAatgtattttctatctttttagtGGATGATGCAGGCAAAATAGAACACGACGGTTCCTCTGGAATGACCATGGATGCAGAGTCAGAAATTGATCCTTGTAAAGTGGATGGCACTTGCCCTGAAGTCATCAAGGTGTACATTTTTAAAGCTGACCCTGGAGAGGATGATTTAGGTAAGAGGAAACCTAAAGCATATTGTACACCCTGATCAAGCACTCGAACCTGATTATGGTTGTTTATTTTGAGAATGTTTGAAATCTTTTTTGAAGATAACTTTTAAAGGAGGATTCCAATGTAGCAACGACAAGTATGTAAAATATAGTAAGTAAAGTGGGTGGAAGTAAAGTTTTCACATAAATTCTTGGAGCTGTCATCTCCCCTAATAGGTGGCACTGTAGACATTGTGGAGAGTGAGCCTGAGAATGACCATGGAGTTGAGTTACTTGATCAGAATAGCAGTATTCGTGTGCCAAGGGAAAAGATGGTTTATATGACTGTCAACGACTCTCAGCAAGAAGATGAAGATTTAAGTAAGTAGGTGGCCTTTTTGTGGGAGAAAATTTTATGTTTCTGTAGTTCTCTTATTTAATATGGTCAGTATTTGAAGGAAACAAGTAGCATTATCTTAGAGACTGTTATGCTGCCATATTCCAAGGGAAGCATCAGTGGACTTTACACTTAGAATGttgctttaaaaacaaattatggtgaaagcaaaaaaatgaatgattcatttaacaaatatttgagtgttcATTACTATGTGAAAGCTGATTTCTGGGTATGTAACATTCGAACCTTCTTTCTCCTTGTCTATTAActgaattcaaataaaatatcttCCTGTGCTCTCTGTAAACTTGGTcacagaattttatataattttttacttAGATGTTGCTGAAATCGCAGACGAAGTTTATATGGAAGTGATTGTAGGAGAGGAGGATGCTGCTGCCGCCGCTGCAGCAGCTGCTGTACATGAGCAGCAAATGGATGACAATGAAATCAAAACCTTCATGCCAATAGCATGGGCAGCAGCTTACGGTAAGTCACATAGCTACTCTTAGGATTGAGTTGCTTCTTAAACATGAATTCGTGATTGAGAAGTGGTTTCTGTGGTTTTAGGTTTCAGAAATCTGAAATATCAGTACACTTTAAGGGTTATTTGATTTGAACAAGAGTAGAGAAAGATCATAAAGGctactttttgtctttatttttaacaggAATTTCCTTCATGTGTATATTCACGTAGAAGGAAGTACTGCAAGAAGTACACAGGCTTTCAAGCTGAAACTTTTCAACTGATTGTATTTGGCCCATGACTTTACAATTTTGGGAGACAACAAGGGAGTCCATGGGGCAAAATGCTGACATGTGTTTTTTAGATTTGGAAGCTAGGTATTTCCTATGGTCTCATTATAATAAATGTGGTCATAAAACCCATTACCTAGAATGGGGAATTTCTGTCATTCATGAGTATCATGGCTTACTTTTCATTGTTATAGTTAAAGAATCcctaattttttataatttataaaactgtataattttgttttttaatgcacATTGTTAGGTAATAATTCTGATGGAATTGAAAACCGGAATGGCACTGCAAGTGCCCTCTTGCACATAGATGAGTCTGCTGGCAGACTGGctaaacaaaaaccaaagaaaaggagaagaccTGATTCCAGGCAGTACCAAACAGGTGAGGGCACACGAGTTCCACAGCGCAGCGTGCTTTGCGAGCTCTCAGATGAAACTCTAGTATGTGTGCACAGAGGTGTTGTGATGGCATTTTAGCTGTTAGACTACATGTAGCTTTTTGTgtcttaaatttgaaaatataattttaagaattcAGTGATATTCATGAATGATTCCCTTGGCTAAAGAGAAACAGTGAATGGATCAAACTTCGATGAGAAAAAATGCAAAGCTTTGGTGGTTTTtatgtgaaaatgaaaagaaatcgcTCAGATATGTTATAAGCATTAAcctctttttaaaactaaattaatatatttaaagaatctGATTTATGTCAGCATAAGCAGGCATAATTTAAAGAGCAGCAGGACAAACACTTCAGTTCTTGTGACTTGTGCCTGTCTATTCTTATGTGCTGATTTGCATGTTAAACATTTTATAGGTATATTTACAGCTTTCCTAAAATTGACAAATTGTCTTTTGGAATAAGTAAAGCAGATATTATAGCtatgaaactttatttttatgaataatttcCCACCAGTTTCTAAACTGACATGGCTTCAATTACCACTTGATAGAAATTACATATTCACTTACTTATTAAACTGTAGGAAGTGAAGTTGCTACAGTCAATCATACTCAGTGCAGTTTTCAGACCAGAATTCTCTTTAAGACAAGGTGCTATACCTCTTAAGGTGAAAAACGGTAAAAGGAATGTTAAGTAGCAAATAGCCTAACTTAGGAGCATTTGCCCAGTAATGTTCAGAACACACACTTGAAAGGATTGAAGAAACCCGAACATGACTAGGTTTGATCActcatgcttctttctttttctttcttagcaaTAATCATTGGCCCTGATGGACATCCCTTGACTGTCTATCCTTGCATGATTTGTGGGAAAAAGTTTAAGTCCAGAGGATTTCtgaaaaggcacatgaaaaaccATCCTGAACACCTTACCAAGAAGAAGTACCGCTGTACTGACTGTGATTACACTACCAACAAGAAGATAAGTTTACACAACCACCTGGAGAGCCACAAGCTGACCAGCAAGACAGAGAAGGCCATCGAATGCGATGAATGTGGAAAGCATTTTTCTCATGCTGGGGCTTTGTTTACTCATAAAATGGTGCATAAGGAAAAAGGAGCCAACAAAATGCACAAGTGTAAATTCTGTGAATACGAGACAGCTGAACAAGGGTTGTTGAATCGCCACCTTTTGGCAGTCCACAGCAAGAACTTTCCTCATATCTGCGTGGAGTGTGGTAAAGGCTTTCGTCACCCATCAGAGCTCAAAAAGCACATGCGAAtccacactggggagaagccATACCAATGCCAGTACTGCGAATATAGGTCTGCAGACTCTTCTAACTTGAAAACACATGTAAAAACTAAGCATAGTAAAGAGATGCCATTCAAGTGTGACATTTGTCTTCTGACTTTCTCAGATACCAAAGAGGTGCAGCAACATGCTCTTATCCACCAAGAAAGCAAAACACACCAGTGTTTGCACTGCGACCATAAGAGTTCGAACTCAAGCGATTTGAAACGACACATAATTTCCGTTCACACAAAGGACTACCCGCATAAGTGTGACATGTGTGATAAAGGCTTTCATAGGCCTTCAGAACTCAAGAAACATGTGGCTGCCCACAAGGGTAAAAAGATGCACCAATGTAGACATTGTGACTTTAAGATTGCAGATCCATTTGTTCTAAGTCGCCATATTCTCTCAGTTCATACAAAAGATCTTCCATTTAGGTGTAAGAGATGCAGAAAGGGATTTAGGCAACAGAATGAGCTTAAAAAGCATATGAAGACACACAGTGGCAGGAAGGTGTATCAGTGTGAGTACTGTGAGTATAGCACTACAGATGCCTCAGGCTTTAAACGGCACGTTATTTCCATTCATACGAAGGACTATCCTCACCGTTGTGAGTACTGCAAGAAAGGGTTCCGAAGACCTTCTGAAAAGAACCAGCACATAATGCGACATCATAAAGAAGTTGGCCTGCCCTAACAGTACTTGTGCGGACATTTGCAGAGATGTTGGCTTTGAAGCagaaagttcattttttaaagccaATCAGTCTCATTCACATACAATACTGTACATTGATTTATGCTGTGTACAAATAGGATTATTGCTTCTAGTTGACCTTTTTTTACACTTTGTTCAATACTGTGTTCTGAATTCTATTCAGTTTGTTTAATAAATGGGGAAAAGTAGCAACAGGCAAGTTGCTTTTAATACAGTAATCCCTGATTCTATACAGAATTTTTCTACTTTAGaagctttatatttatttaaatatttactttgctTACCTTGATGGTACTATTCTGTGACCATTTAACTTAAGGTAACTTTAGATCGGTAACTCTGAAACTATTCATGttgactcattttttattttccccataAATTTCTCACAATAAAATTGTCAGAGACATCTACTAACATCAGTGGGAGATTTGATGGTCAGGTCTAATTATCCTAACATGACAGCCATTTACTTGTCTTGCCTAATATTTCCAGACCACATGACAGTGAAAGTTTCCATTTAAGCTTTTGTGACCCTGGCATTGCTGAGTAAAGAGCAGTGGCTGGGTTTgtgtttacttttcattttggttagcagacaaaatatacttttgGGGGGCTTTCTTTGGAGTATTTACATCTTTTGTCAGCAtagaaaatgtttagaaaactTTATGGAAAAAGTTTGCTTGATCCGGTTATATTTTGATTATTCTGTCTGGGCTGGTTGTGTGCTATAAATGAGACTTGCTGAGGACTGCGTTTTGGAATCTCCTAGAAGTAATTTGTGGCTCATAGGATCTTTCGCAACTTGGTATATGTAAATGTATCCTgaattatatatatgcacatacatataacATGTATCTGTGTGTATTGCTTATTTTACATACTTATACACACAACCCCAAGTAGTAGTTGTTTGAGATCTATAATGAAAAGTATTACATTTACAATAACATGAAAGATACAGGGATGAATGAGAGAGCATTTTGTAAACTGTGCTCTTCAGAGAGACTACTCAGGTGAAgaaattagaaggaaaataaggacactagtatttttaaagagtaaaggtattttcttttaatatctttgATAATTGAAAAATAGAAGGTAAGGTGTTTCTAGGTAGAATGTTTTCATACAACTTCAGTTCCATGcctttatattttctgaaaagcTAATGAGAATCCAGACATAACTCCTCATTTCTCTCTGAGAAGCCCATGAGGGAGCTTTGTGTCACCAAGTGAGGTGGGGGGACTAAGGAAGTGACGGCTCCACGCCACTCGTACTAGAGAGGGGGTGCTAATTATGACTTACACTTGGCAGGTTCCACCTGCTCTGTAATTCTTAGTTACAgttagcaaatttaaaaaaaaacttaacacTCAAGTTGGCGTTCATTAGAAGATAAAGGTGTGTTCTAAGTGCATGAGGAAAATCTGAGGCCTTATTTGGAATGTCACCaagactttcagttttgcctttcTTTTGAGAGTTGACTTCTTTCAAACAAATAGTTTTGAATCAGTCATAAATTCACAAAGTAAACTCAGTTATGTTGAGATGAATCTTggagaaagaagataaaacagTTTTGGCGGGTCTCTTAAATTGGCTGTCCACACACGAGTGTCTGGCATGTCATTGGAGATGTAGGAATTTTCTTCCCACTTGGTAGCTGCCTTGCCACTTCATTATGGTGCTCCATTCCCTTTTTGCTGTTAGGTTTTTacctttcatctttctctttgcCATCACTATTTGTATTCAAGAATTATATTTATAGGATTAGAAATCTAAATACTTGTTTTTTGGCAAGCCTCCGAAGTGCTAGATTGATTTAGTCCAGTTCTTCATCAAGTGCTTTAGGTTGGTGTGAAATCCAATCTGAATGCCAGTCAAAGCCAATGCATGGGCCTATCCCAGTGGGAATTCCTGTGCCCTCTTGGCCCCCataatgtgctttaaaaaaaaatagtgacaattATGTGATTCATTGCCTTGCAGTACTATTCTTGAATGCTCTGTCTGTTTTTTTGTGAGAACCTTAAAATCTCCCTTAGGGTTTTTTCCCAGAAATAATGTAAAAcacctaaatgaaaatggaaatctgTTAATTATGTCCtgtaaaattaatacagaaaatataaataattggtCATCtagctatatttttttaaataaactgaaagaTAAAGAACACAACACTTGACACACTTTATATTTCTCTTACATAGTGTGGAATTAtacacagtttttttctttttaaagcacaaTATTGAAACCTTTAAAAGGTATTTAAGGGTTTGGTCAAGtgaatattaaaatgttatttgtctgtataaagaaaatcaaagtgTAGTCACTGTTACGTACTGACATTTAGTTACAACCtagttttaattcttaaaacaatttTGATTAGCAAAGCTAAAAAAAATGATGTTTCAGTTAAATGTTTTAAAGAGGTACAGATTTTTACAAGGACATAATATAACTTATTGTTCTGTAGAAATATCCTATTAAGTATTGTATGTCCCTCCCTCTGTACACTttgtaaaaaagtaaaatacataaaaaaatcatatagGGATGTGTGACATTATTGTAATTGTGTACTTGACAATAAcgtgcaaaaataaaaatcagaatattttccTGTTACTGAATGTTTAGTCTATTTGATACCAGTACTAAGTTAATgctttttcttaaggaaaaaatgtACAGTTTTTGTAAACCTAATAAACATCAAAAGCAGTGGATTcttttcatttccccatttcctAATTCCTTGTATGCAGCAGTGGAATGCAAAATGCTTGATTGCTTTGAATTTTGTGACTTGATGGAAATACTGATAATATTTCAGCCCTGCAAATTTGCAAGTAATAGTTCAGAAAAGTTAAGAGGCAATTGGTGAGTCCTTTGATGAGTGTGTTGTccttggaattctttttttttttcatacaagatttttaaaattaggatctCCAATTCCCTTGAGATAAATTTCCCATGCATAACGAGGTTCTCTAGAGCACTAAAGTTCATTTCAGTGTCAATCCATAGCACATTTCATCAGTGGGGGTTGTCCCCAAATCCACAGTAGAAGCCCTCCCCTAGAGCTACCTGTTTTTGCCCAGTTTGGAGGACACAAAGTAGGTGCAACATAGTAGAACATGGTCATTATCCTAATAAAAATCTAAAGTTAGGTGAAAAGTTACCAGGAGTCAAAAGAGAATGACAGGATAGATTTGAActatctttgatttttaaaaatgagatcctGCAGATCTTGAACTCTGTATTAACAAGTGTTTGCCTAATAGTTGAAACAGTAAATAATCAAAACTTGAGGTAAATGATCAAGAGAACATGGTGAATGTCTAGAACCATAAATTGGACAAAAGCAAAGCATGCTAAGAACTTAGTAGTAATAGAATGCCTGGCAGACATCTTACCAGTCTGATCCCAAGCAGTCAGATAATGTACTGCTCTTTTCTCTGGGAAACTCATTAgtaatttcctttatttccccCAAATTCTAAGATTCAGGTAAGGAAAAGCATGGCCCAACCAGTCAAAATCTTGAAGGCGTGCTTGAGAGTAGTcgttttcaaagtgtggtctggCAGCAGTGGCAGCAACATGATCACCTGGGACTTTGTTAAAGATGCAAATTCTCGGCCTCACACAAACCCACTGAATTGGGAAACTGGGTGTGGGA includes these proteins:
- the ZFX gene encoding zinc finger X-chromosomal protein isoform X3; amino-acid sequence: MDEDGLELQPQEPNSFFDATGADATHMDGDEIVVEVQETVFVSDVVDSDITVHNFVPDDPDSVVIQDVIEDVVIEDVQCPDIMEEADVSETVIIPEQVLDSDVTEEVSLAHCTVPDDVLASEITSASMSMPEHVLTSESIHVSDVGHVEHVVHDSVVEAEIVTDPLTTDVISEEVLVADCASEAVIDASGIPVDQQDDDKSNCEDYLMISLDDAGKIEHDGSSGMTMDAESEIDPCKVDGTCPEVIKVYIFKADPGEDDLDVAEIADEVYMEVIVGEEDAAAAAAAAAVHEQQMDDNEIKTFMPIAWAAAYGNNSDGIENRNGTASALLHIDESAGRLAKQKPKKRRRPDSRQYQTAIIIGPDGHPLTVYPCMICGKKFKSRGFLKRHMKNHPEHLTKKKYRCTDCDYTTNKKISLHNHLESHKLTSKTEKAIECDECGKHFSHAGALFTHKMVHKEKGANKMHKCKFCEYETAEQGLLNRHLLAVHSKNFPHICVECGKGFRHPSELKKHMRIHTGEKPYQCQYCEYRSADSSNLKTHVKTKHSKEMPFKCDICLLTFSDTKEVQQHALIHQESKTHQCLHCDHKSSNSSDLKRHIISVHTKDYPHKCDMCDKGFHRPSELKKHVAAHKGKKMHQCRHCDFKIADPFVLSRHILSVHTKDLPFRCKRCRKGFRQQNELKKHMKTHSGRKVYQCEYCEYSTTDASGFKRHVISIHTKDYPHRCEYCKKGFRRPSEKNQHIMRHHKEVGLP
- the ZFX gene encoding zinc finger X-chromosomal protein isoform X1 translates to MDEDGLELQPQEPNSFFDATGADATHMDGDEIVVEVQETVFVSDVVDSDITVHNFVPDDPDSVVIQDVIEDVVIEDVQCPDIMEEADVSETVIIPEQVLDSDVTEEVSLAHCTVPDDVLASEITSASMSMPEHVLTSESIHVSDVGHVEHVVHDSVVEAEIVTDPLTTDVISEEVLVADCASEAVIDASGIPVDQQDDDKSNCEDYLMISLDDAGKIEHDGSSGMTMDAESEIDPCKVDGTCPEVIKVYIFKADPGEDDLGGTVDIVESEPENDHGVELLDQNSSIRVPREKMVYMTVNDSQQEDEDLNVAEIADEVYMEVIVGEEDAAAAAAAAAVHEQQMDDNEIKTFMPIAWAAAYGNNSDGIENRNGTASALLHIDESAGRLAKQKPKKRRRPDSRQYQTAIIIGPDGHPLTVYPCMICGKKFKSRGFLKRHMKNHPEHLTKKKYRCTDCDYTTNKKISLHNHLESHKLTSKTEKAIECDECGKHFSHAGALFTHKMVHKEKGANKMHKCKFCEYETAEQGLLNRHLLAVHSKNFPHICVECGKGFRHPSELKKHMRIHTGEKPYQCQYCEYRSADSSNLKTHVKTKHSKEMPFKCDICLLTFSDTKEVQQHALIHQESKTHQCLHCDHKSSNSSDLKRHIISVHTKDYPHKCDMCDKGFHRPSELKKHVAAHKGKKMHQCRHCDFKIADPFVLSRHILSVHTKDLPFRCKRCRKGFRQQNELKKHMKTHSGRKVYQCEYCEYSTTDASGFKRHVISIHTKDYPHRCEYCKKGFRRPSEKNQHIMRHHKEVGLP
- the ZFX gene encoding zinc finger X-chromosomal protein isoform X2, producing MDGDEIVVEVQETVFVSDVVDSDITVHNFVPDDPDSVVIQDVIEDVVIEDVQCPDIMEEADVSETVIIPEQVLDSDVTEEVSLAHCTVPDDVLASEITSASMSMPEHVLTSESIHVSDVGHVEHVVHDSVVEAEIVTDPLTTDVISEEVLVADCASEAVIDASGIPVDQQDDDKSNCEDYLMISLDDAGKIEHDGSSGMTMDAESEIDPCKVDGTCPEVIKVYIFKADPGEDDLGGTVDIVESEPENDHGVELLDQNSSIRVPREKMVYMTVNDSQQEDEDLNVAEIADEVYMEVIVGEEDAAAAAAAAAVHEQQMDDNEIKTFMPIAWAAAYGNNSDGIENRNGTASALLHIDESAGRLAKQKPKKRRRPDSRQYQTAIIIGPDGHPLTVYPCMICGKKFKSRGFLKRHMKNHPEHLTKKKYRCTDCDYTTNKKISLHNHLESHKLTSKTEKAIECDECGKHFSHAGALFTHKMVHKEKGANKMHKCKFCEYETAEQGLLNRHLLAVHSKNFPHICVECGKGFRHPSELKKHMRIHTGEKPYQCQYCEYRSADSSNLKTHVKTKHSKEMPFKCDICLLTFSDTKEVQQHALIHQESKTHQCLHCDHKSSNSSDLKRHIISVHTKDYPHKCDMCDKGFHRPSELKKHVAAHKGKKMHQCRHCDFKIADPFVLSRHILSVHTKDLPFRCKRCRKGFRQQNELKKHMKTHSGRKVYQCEYCEYSTTDASGFKRHVISIHTKDYPHRCEYCKKGFRRPSEKNQHIMRHHKEVGLP